GCCAGCGCAAAAGCGGAAGCGGACGACCTGATCCTCGTATGCGGCAGTTTCTTTATTGTAGGCGATATGCCCCGTCAGGAAAGGGATTGAAGTGAGCGGTATTTTTGCAGGGCAAAAAATATGCAGCTGACGTGCAGGCTCTGCATGAAGCGGTTATCCCGCAATAATTTTTCCACTTCTTCCACATCGGTCAGCACCAGTTCTATTTCCTCATTCTCATCCAGCTCCTGTTCCTGCACCTTCTTTCCGCCAACGGCCAGGAACATATGGGTAAGGTTCGTACTGGTAGAGGGGTTATGTGATACAGCGCCGAGATGGTAGACCTCCGGGAAAGCGTAACCGGTTTCCTCCAGCAGTTCCCTTTTCACGGCAACTTCAGGATCGGCATCTGTTTTATCCATAACGCCGCCGGGTATTTCCAGGAGCGTTTTCCCGAGGGCGTGCCGGTATTGTTTCACCAGTATGGCCTTTCCGTCAGCGGTGATAGCCAGCGCATTCACCCAGTCAGGGTACTCCAGCACAAAATACGGGTCAACGATCGTGCCATTGGGGGTCTCACATTTGTCGCGGCGCAGGGTGAGCCATGGCTCTACCCTGTAGAGGTATTCCGATTCCAGTAGTTTCCAGTCCATGTATGATGATTGATTGTTTACTTCCATCCTTCCCGTTCTTTCAGCCGCTCGATGTGCGCATGGTGATGCAGGCCATGCCAGGCGTAATTGGCCAGGTGTTTTGACAAGGTGTATGAGGCCTGATTTTCGGGATGAAAAAAGGTGAGGTCCCAGTCCCGCGCCTCCATATGCTCATACACCGCTACCCAGCGGGTGTGCAGCGCATGCAGGAGGGTGACGGATATGTTCACGGGGGTATGTTGCACATCAGGCAACTCCGCCCAGGAGGCTTCCCGGTATGGTTTGATGGTTGGATTATCTTCCGTGAG
This genomic stretch from Chitinophaga sp. XS-30 harbors:
- a CDS encoding YfiT family bacillithiol transferase codes for the protein MEDLRYPIGRFEAPAIINAEMRKRFINDIRYLPSLIELAVQDLDAHQLETPYRPGGWTVAQVVHHLADSHMNGFIRLKLALTEDNPTIKPYREASWAELPDVQHTPVNISVTLLHALHTRWVAVYEHMEARDWDLTFFHPENQASYTLSKHLANYAWHGLHHHAHIERLKEREGWK
- a CDS encoding NUDIX hydrolase encodes the protein MDWKLLESEYLYRVEPWLTLRRDKCETPNGTIVDPYFVLEYPDWVNALAITADGKAILVKQYRHALGKTLLEIPGGVMDKTDADPEVAVKRELLEETGYAFPEVYHLGAVSHNPSTSTNLTHMFLAVGGKKVQEQELDENEEIELVLTDVEEVEKLLRDNRFMQSLHVSCIFFALQKYRSLQSLS